A genomic stretch from Methanomassiliicoccales archaeon includes:
- a CDS encoding DUF2284 domain-containing protein, with the protein MILWQSRKSVIGKGEDTATPLTLGKKNDTAVTEKGFGGLEGRLALSTLEEDLAILCEKAKQYGASKATIISADRIVVDPRVRLKCMIPLCASYGVNLMCPPNVISPEEFAKILSLYRHAILVQVPLTINNDFVKILGQGKSLSEIREDQNYRNLLSKGDRQLIEILCKLEKDCLEMGYRFATGLSAGTCRLCEECVGQHSGKPCRRPFVARPSMEAVGIDVIQTAKNAGIDLKFFAKTTPVWLGLLLVD; encoded by the coding sequence TTGATTTTATGGCAGAGCAGAAAGTCGGTTATTGGGAAGGGAGAGGATACAGCGACGCCGCTGACCCTTGGAAAGAAGAACGATACAGCAGTCACTGAAAAAGGATTTGGTGGATTAGAGGGGCGATTAGCCTTGAGTACTTTGGAAGAAGACCTCGCAATACTCTGTGAGAAGGCGAAACAGTATGGTGCATCGAAGGCAACAATCATTTCTGCTGACAGGATCGTTGTCGATCCGAGAGTCCGTCTCAAATGTATGATTCCACTATGCGCGAGTTATGGCGTTAACCTTATGTGTCCTCCCAACGTCATAAGCCCAGAAGAGTTTGCAAAAATCCTTTCACTCTATCGTCATGCGATTCTTGTGCAGGTACCATTAACAATCAATAATGATTTCGTGAAGATCCTTGGTCAGGGAAAGTCGTTGTCGGAGATCCGAGAAGATCAGAATTATCGAAATTTATTATCGAAAGGTGATAGACAACTCATTGAGATTCTCTGCAAACTCGAGAAGGATTGTCTTGAAATGGGTTACAGGTTCGCTACGGGTCTATCGGCTGGAACCTGCAGGCTTTGTGAAGAATGCGTCGGACAGCATTCTGGAAAACCTTGCAGACGCCCTTTCGTAGCGAGACCCTCGATGGAAGCAGTTGGTATTGACGTGATCCAAACAGCAAAGAATGCCGGAATTGATCTAAAATTCTTCGCAAAGACGACGCCTGTGTGGTTAGGTTTGCTCCTTGTAGATTGA
- a CDS encoding VCBS repeat-containing protein has product MMSKRISRIRERSGVSEIVGNIMILAITVTLFSGVFWYVGTMPPPAKEVNADFLTETRISSDGTCWINITHRGGQPLAEFKTKIYLSVNDDIKTLNISDSLNNIGTYWETGETWSYKLTGITSSTRLSIMIIDYVENSVVWSSVLAGETEKFPPIIGERGTTPSPSYHTDPIRFYAFVTDPDGDLDRSSVILNATSIGLPASIPLEDSDNDGIFLSQEFTADISWNGKIVFVSASDLSGHSAIARITLNVQLKPSGGTTTYGPYYNYSHYFVNGTYPPDASGGESGSETGRVGTTFYYIRRASDYSITRNFNPNERVLVELYSDALANLALQNSFFLYHPITGEPMTPQSSLEAFEYGGIYGTFHRYVYYFDAPSSAYIYPIQFILKDNRGTVINIADSIQVSSVNYPKILTYKLVGNSLIQTSDFNHTDTMYVRVVTKDVDLLSSTVYMSDIEISDYSGRYIIKKIPPSYTSPPTYSAPLSSIFKTAGTNPTPSYEGSNNGIYTFYVGLKDAYQGWWLPKKNAYNLKILQFSDTGSGSTTGEVYYSLCIQINVTAPLTTMDILASVGSGSFTWSDSGAYWEDNKIAWYKGGEQWDETIIDNSPNKGPIGMALADINGDGRLDVVVGCQDPDYANIVWYENLDPDGKSWSSARPVTMPFDAYSGTQTAYNSDLGNANEDATVWSTRLGRFATGYSSIYELCGAIAVGDFDSDGDGDIVASFIHVVVYTTALGSSDADYTNTWGMYFNRGIYVFWNDGTWRKTALYSTLDWISSNAANKNTNPAAMDIATGDFNRDGYDDIVAVYETGDTKVWLNQWGRSSGDAQQRQNAAFGSASSLRSLPSVAGKNPWDHVQYIPRVRVADVNLDQYPDIIRTSTADKSVTIFYTQASTSEIIDRYPVVEYQLDPNGSASRSGSKSDLTASDDIYESLTEVYDNYPPYTSLPTSKGVYDTTHEILQNLTADDGVYYNVDAGEQLFISQFNLDTSYQNCIPSRVVLKVKYSVDTNYNANDYVMWGYAGGQFQNTTIKPMAGQSNTVSEFDLLANGVNTWNKINSLNIRFKNNDTGGNSVRFDYMWIEVTFVKTRWLGWQWEIQNENREYHNLTIEIRKGLESSEEFMLQYSPDNSTFFNLTKITVTADTELNFDLPYTPNAYYYIRIIDMNRLVSDSVNDTIYVDRLLIRHYARAVYWDAQHTYKIPWTAPDYITAIAVGDLGRQLADYEPDGWPDIAVATARVGGGDDRNTLFILTQTTGGSFDPRPVYTTTLAIMCPDNGVYDVKDIELGDTDGDYDLDIVLVVGAAPGRTPGTGPTLWHYENNQLFATVGGAWQYGESYLNVLASKGESAINVEVGNIDLTVLLPFLSIMGVIIAEAFVERFRKSR; this is encoded by the coding sequence ATGATGAGTAAGCGCATTTCAAGGATTCGGGAGCGGAGTGGGGTTTCCGAGATCGTTGGCAACATTATGATACTTGCTATAACGGTGACTTTGTTTTCTGGGGTATTTTGGTATGTTGGCACGATGCCGCCACCTGCAAAAGAGGTTAATGCCGATTTTTTGACAGAAACTCGGATCTCATCAGACGGCACGTGCTGGATCAATATAACTCATCGCGGGGGACAACCTCTCGCGGAGTTTAAAACAAAGATCTACTTATCTGTGAACGATGACATTAAAACTCTTAATATATCCGATAGCCTGAACAACATTGGAACATACTGGGAGACAGGTGAGACATGGTCGTATAAATTAACAGGTATCACTTCGTCAACACGACTTAGTATTATGATAATTGACTATGTCGAAAACTCAGTCGTATGGAGTTCAGTTCTCGCAGGCGAAACCGAGAAATTCCCACCGATTATCGGTGAGAGAGGTACGACTCCGAGTCCATCATATCACACTGACCCTATCAGATTTTACGCTTTTGTTACTGACCCTGATGGGGACCTCGATAGAAGTAGTGTCATTTTGAATGCGACTTCGATTGGTCTGCCGGCATCCATTCCCCTTGAAGATTCTGATAACGATGGAATTTTCCTTTCCCAAGAGTTCACTGCAGATATCAGTTGGAACGGGAAGATTGTCTTTGTTAGCGCATCCGACCTCTCTGGACATTCCGCAATTGCCAGGATTACATTGAATGTCCAACTTAAGCCGTCTGGGGGAACGACGACTTATGGCCCATATTATAATTACAGTCATTATTTCGTAAATGGGACGTATCCGCCTGATGCGAGTGGTGGTGAAAGCGGTTCAGAAACGGGTCGAGTCGGAACCACTTTTTACTATATAAGAAGGGCATCAGACTATTCAATCACTCGGAACTTCAATCCAAACGAGAGAGTCCTGGTTGAATTGTATAGCGATGCGCTGGCAAATCTAGCATTGCAGAACAGCTTCTTCCTGTATCACCCGATCACGGGCGAGCCGATGACTCCTCAATCTTCTTTGGAGGCATTTGAATACGGAGGGATCTATGGTACATTCCATCGATATGTGTATTATTTCGATGCACCGTCATCTGCCTATATTTATCCAATTCAGTTTATATTAAAAGACAATCGAGGAACGGTTATTAACATCGCGGATTCAATTCAGGTCTCGTCAGTAAATTATCCGAAAATATTGACTTACAAACTGGTTGGCAACTCTTTGATTCAAACATCAGATTTCAATCACACTGACACCATGTATGTGAGAGTTGTAACAAAGGACGTCGATCTTCTATCTAGTACTGTTTACATGAGCGATATTGAGATCAGCGATTACTCTGGCAGATATATCATTAAGAAAATACCGCCCTCTTATACATCGCCACCTACTTATTCTGCTCCTCTGAGCAGCATATTCAAAACAGCCGGCACAAACCCGACACCATCGTATGAGGGGTCAAATAACGGAATTTACACTTTCTATGTCGGGCTAAAAGACGCTTATCAGGGTTGGTGGCTACCTAAGAAAAATGCATATAATCTTAAGATCCTGCAATTTTCAGATACTGGTAGCGGCTCCACAACCGGTGAGGTTTATTACAGTCTGTGCATCCAGATAAACGTCACAGCTCCGTTAACAACGATGGATATTCTCGCCAGCGTGGGTTCTGGTTCATTTACATGGAGCGATTCTGGGGCTTACTGGGAAGATAACAAGATTGCCTGGTATAAAGGTGGAGAACAATGGGATGAAACGATAATAGACAACAGCCCTAACAAAGGACCAATCGGCATGGCGCTAGCTGACATCAATGGGGACGGACGCCTCGATGTTGTTGTTGGGTGTCAGGACCCCGATTATGCCAATATCGTATGGTACGAGAATTTAGATCCAGATGGAAAGAGTTGGTCCTCCGCGAGACCTGTAACGATGCCGTTTGACGCATATTCGGGCACTCAGACCGCCTACAACAGCGATCTTGGAAATGCCAACGAAGATGCAACGGTTTGGAGCACAAGACTAGGAAGATTTGCAACTGGTTATTCTTCAATTTACGAATTATGTGGTGCAATTGCAGTGGGCGACTTTGATAGTGATGGTGATGGCGATATTGTTGCTAGCTTCATTCATGTCGTTGTCTATACAACCGCATTAGGATCAAGCGATGCAGATTATACGAATACATGGGGAATGTATTTCAATCGCGGTATCTACGTTTTCTGGAATGACGGTACCTGGAGAAAAACGGCTTTATACAGCACATTGGATTGGATAAGTTCCAATGCTGCTAATAAGAATACAAATCCTGCCGCGATGGACATTGCGACTGGCGATTTCAATAGAGATGGTTACGATGATATTGTCGCAGTATACGAAACCGGCGACACAAAAGTTTGGCTAAATCAATGGGGTAGATCATCGGGTGATGCTCAACAGCGCCAGAATGCCGCGTTCGGTTCTGCTTCATCATTGAGAAGCTTACCTTCAGTAGCTGGGAAGAATCCGTGGGATCACGTACAATATATCCCACGTGTGAGGGTTGCAGATGTGAATTTAGATCAGTATCCAGACATCATCAGAACAAGCACAGCTGATAAAAGTGTAACAATTTTTTACACACAGGCTTCCACATCAGAGATTATTGATCGATATCCTGTCGTCGAGTATCAACTCGATCCAAACGGAAGCGCGTCAAGGAGTGGCAGCAAGTCTGATTTAACCGCAAGCGACGATATTTACGAATCTTTGACAGAAGTTTATGATAATTATCCGCCGTACACCTCGTTGCCGACGTCCAAAGGAGTCTACGATACAACGCATGAGATACTCCAAAATTTGACAGCTGATGACGGTGTCTATTATAATGTCGACGCAGGAGAACAGCTGTTCATATCACAGTTTAATCTTGATACCAGTTACCAAAACTGCATCCCCTCAAGGGTTGTCCTAAAGGTCAAATATTCTGTTGACACTAATTACAATGCCAATGATTATGTGATGTGGGGATATGCAGGAGGGCAGTTCCAGAATACGACAATAAAGCCCATGGCAGGACAATCGAACACTGTCAGCGAATTCGATCTTCTAGCAAATGGGGTCAACACTTGGAACAAGATTAACAGTCTCAACATTCGCTTCAAGAATAACGACACAGGTGGGAATTCTGTCAGATTCGATTATATGTGGATTGAAGTGACATTTGTCAAGACACGCTGGTTGGGCTGGCAATGGGAAATACAGAACGAGAATAGAGAATATCATAACCTTACGATTGAGATCAGAAAGGGCCTCGAGAGTTCCGAAGAGTTCATGCTTCAATATTCACCAGACAACAGCACATTCTTTAACTTGACTAAGATCACAGTGACTGCAGATACAGAATTGAATTTTGACTTGCCCTACACACCCAATGCCTACTATTACATAAGAATCATCGACATGAACCGGCTCGTCTCCGACTCTGTGAATGATACAATCTACGTTGATCGGCTTCTCATCAGACATTATGCAAGAGCCGTGTATTGGGATGCGCAACATACATACAAAATACCATGGACAGCCCCTGATTACATCACGGCAATCGCGGTTGGCGATCTTGGACGTCAGCTAGCCGATTATGAACCAGATGGATGGCCAGATATCGCTGTCGCTACAGCAAGAGTTGGTGGCGGCGACGATCGAAATACACTTTTTATCCTCACACAAACAACAGGCGGCAGCTTTGATCCCAGACCGGTCTATACGACAACCCTAGCTATCATGTGCCCAGATAATGGGGTTTACGACGTAAAGGATATCGAACTCGGTGATACAGATGGAGATTATGATCTAGACATTGTATTGGTCGTTGGGGCAGCACCTGGTCGTACGCCGGGAACAGGTCCGACACTGTGGCATTACGAAAACAATCAATTGTTTGCTACAGTCGGTGGCGCGTGGCAATATGGAGAGAGTTATTTGAACGTTCTCGCCAGCAAGGGTGAATCTGCCATCAATGTCGAAGTTGGAAACATTGACCTCACAGTGCTATTGCCATTTCTGAGCATAATGGGAGTCATCATCGCTGAGGCGTTTGTAGAGAGGTTCAGAAAGAGTCGGTAG
- a CDS encoding ArsR family transcriptional regulator → MNRIKVINDPSDLVPMLRAVDTKVKREVLKEVTLEWRTSKEIEEKFGPEGKEALKFFEKMKLVETKWQSIAGSHPDKAYHTYYTSFHINASWPVYEISDVLAAAMMSEEEFQEIERKILDLVGSEGKFAGDVAEALGITSTMLKSLVKRSVKLDYRGHRIERIKD, encoded by the coding sequence ATGAACAGGATCAAGGTTATCAACGACCCCTCTGATCTCGTACCGATGTTGAGGGCGGTTGATACCAAGGTGAAAAGGGAAGTACTCAAAGAAGTGACGCTTGAGTGGCGCACTTCGAAGGAGATTGAAGAAAAATTCGGTCCAGAAGGTAAAGAGGCGCTGAAATTCTTTGAGAAAATGAAGCTCGTTGAAACGAAGTGGCAATCAATCGCTGGATCTCATCCAGACAAAGCCTACCATACCTATTATACTTCATTCCATATCAACGCATCTTGGCCAGTGTACGAAATCAGCGATGTCCTAGCAGCCGCCATGATGTCTGAAGAAGAATTTCAAGAAATCGAGAGAAAAATTCTGGACCTTGTGGGGTCAGAGGGTAAATTCGCTGGTGACGTTGCCGAAGCCCTTGGTATCACGTCGACGATGTTGAAAAGTCTTGTCAAGCGCTCGGTCAAACTCGATTACCGTGGCCATAGGATTGAACGCATCAAAGACTGA
- a CDS encoding DUF1638 domain-containing protein, whose product MNSVSGSLGIIGCPILEDEIVHAIKRDKDIARVFVIENEDSKNLLRKLRRAQVEAKICPIKQDELDHFPEDGFNVLILMKSMGLHEDPQRLRKEVLESVNLIAPKCRSILLFYGLCGNAFKDISEIEKECGRDLFMLTDDQGRPVDDCIAAVLGGTDGYYRLLKRYPGVFYLTPAWAEHWRELIYKMELTRGIDKNDLSMLKWLFEIAGYKMALKLDTGLGDQETFERHVDDFVREFNFQKASLEKEFITLDAIEHSYDRAKNNMIKRNDQTGDP is encoded by the coding sequence GTGAATTCCGTATCCGGCTCTCTTGGCATTATCGGTTGCCCCATTCTTGAGGACGAAATCGTCCACGCCATCAAACGCGATAAGGATATCGCACGAGTCTTCGTCATCGAAAATGAGGATTCAAAGAACCTGTTGAGGAAGTTGAGAAGAGCACAAGTCGAGGCAAAGATTTGCCCGATCAAACAAGACGAACTTGATCACTTCCCAGAAGATGGCTTTAACGTTCTGATCCTCATGAAATCCATGGGACTACATGAAGACCCTCAGAGATTACGGAAGGAGGTTTTGGAATCTGTGAATCTCATTGCGCCGAAGTGCAGATCCATCCTTCTCTTTTATGGCCTCTGCGGCAATGCGTTCAAAGATATCTCTGAGATTGAGAAGGAGTGCGGACGAGACCTATTCATGCTCACGGATGATCAGGGTCGACCAGTGGATGATTGCATTGCAGCAGTACTTGGCGGTACGGATGGTTATTATCGTTTGTTAAAACGCTATCCTGGAGTCTTTTATCTCACGCCTGCATGGGCAGAACACTGGCGTGAGCTTATTTATAAAATGGAATTGACAAGAGGAATCGACAAGAACGATCTGAGTATGCTTAAATGGCTTTTCGAAATAGCTGGCTATAAGATGGCGCTGAAGCTGGACACGGGTCTCGGTGATCAAGAGACTTTTGAGCGGCACGTCGATGATTTCGTGCGCGAGTTCAATTTTCAGAAGGCTTCGCTTGAAAAGGAATTCATAACTCTGGACGCGATCGAGCACTCGTACGATAGGGCGAAGAACAATATGATTAAACGTAATGATCAGACCGGAGATCCCTGA
- a CDS encoding SemiSWEET transporter, whose amino-acid sequence MDNWTLLGLLAGFLTTMGFVPQIVKGFRTKKMEDVSSGMLLLLGIGMFLWMVYGILIDSLPVIFWNAIALSLNVVLIALKMKYQRTQF is encoded by the coding sequence ATGGATAATTGGACACTTCTGGGCTTATTAGCTGGTTTCCTCACGACTATGGGATTCGTTCCTCAGATTGTTAAGGGATTTAGAACAAAAAAGATGGAGGATGTCTCGTCAGGCATGCTTTTGCTCCTTGGCATTGGCATGTTTCTTTGGATGGTTTACGGCATCCTGATAGACAGTTTGCCTGTCATTTTCTGGAATGCCATCGCGTTAAGTCTGAACGTCGTGCTGATAGCACTAAAGATGAAATATCAGCGCACTCAATTTTGA
- a CDS encoding molybdopterin-dependent oxidoreductase, whose translation MEGRRIPPGQKPIREFPLLSDGEIPRIDLSKWDLTVEGLVRNKLRLTWDELLVLPFISVTSDFHCVTGWSRLDNQWTGVRFVTIAKMADPLPDAKSVYMTADDGYTTSVFLRDLMEDDALLAYKFEDRPLDLNHGGPLRLVIPRKYAYKSIKWIRRIDFMAEQKVGYWEGRGYSDAADPWKEERYSSH comes from the coding sequence ATGGAAGGGCGCCGGATCCCTCCTGGTCAGAAGCCGATTCGGGAATTCCCGCTATTAAGTGATGGCGAGATACCTCGCATTGATCTATCGAAATGGGATCTCACTGTGGAAGGATTGGTGAGAAATAAATTGAGATTGACTTGGGATGAGCTCCTCGTCCTTCCATTTATCAGCGTAACGAGCGATTTTCATTGTGTGACAGGTTGGAGCAGACTGGATAATCAATGGACTGGTGTAAGATTCGTAACAATTGCGAAAATGGCTGACCCGCTTCCCGACGCGAAAAGCGTCTACATGACCGCCGATGATGGATATACGACCAGCGTGTTTCTTCGAGACCTGATGGAAGACGATGCTCTCCTCGCCTATAAATTCGAAGATAGGCCGCTTGACCTAAATCATGGTGGTCCTTTGAGACTCGTGATTCCAAGGAAGTATGCGTATAAATCGATAAAGTGGATCAGGCGAATTGATTTTATGGCAGAGCAGAAAGTCGGTTATTGGGAAGGGAGAGGATACAGCGACGCCGCTGACCCTTGGAAAGAAGAACGATACAGCAGTCACTGA
- a CDS encoding NAD(P)/FAD-dependent oxidoreductase, whose translation MNSIREEVASLSLHYDVIISGAGPSGAYSAIQCARKGLRTLLLEKEKMPRDKCCGGGILERALKYLDVRIPDSIIEKEIYGVRLFGDSSHNEIRSKSRIALTVVRRRFDAFLAETAEKEGADFIEEEVTDVTEYPDHIEVSTNNSMYEGKCLILAEGAHSRSANKLLGPYKRNIFASGMSKYIWLSADPGNMMEFYFFTLKRERSFLEFKPPAYGYGWLFPCSGSANIGAGGVGLNKKVIQNIIKKIETKCANEDCNVTNSDTFLAGSIPLSVRKKIHTKRAIAVGDAAGLTNPITGEGMTYSFISALRGGEAVWNFITHEEDWRHLRDYAKAIENDILRDIKAASIIEPLLRRVLGTLALDSFLDNFCNIEILSADCAKIARGAGTWKELLLHIIPMIPSLYFSSIQRGLKSQFYIKCQRTN comes from the coding sequence GTGAATTCAATTCGCGAAGAGGTGGCTTCACTGAGTCTCCACTATGACGTTATCATCAGTGGTGCCGGTCCTTCAGGAGCTTATTCAGCGATCCAATGCGCAAGAAAAGGATTGAGAACGCTGCTGCTCGAAAAAGAGAAGATGCCTCGAGACAAATGTTGTGGGGGCGGCATATTAGAAAGGGCCTTGAAGTACCTTGATGTAAGAATTCCAGATTCCATTATCGAAAAGGAGATCTACGGTGTAAGATTATTTGGAGACTCCTCACACAATGAAATTCGGTCGAAAAGCAGGATTGCATTAACCGTCGTAAGGAGACGATTTGATGCTTTTCTTGCTGAAACGGCAGAAAAAGAGGGTGCAGACTTCATTGAGGAAGAGGTAACAGATGTTACAGAATACCCTGATCATATTGAAGTCAGTACAAACAATTCGATGTATGAAGGCAAATGCTTGATTCTCGCGGAAGGCGCCCACAGTCGTTCTGCCAACAAATTACTAGGGCCGTACAAAAGAAATATCTTCGCATCTGGGATGTCAAAATACATCTGGCTATCTGCAGATCCTGGCAATATGATGGAATTCTATTTTTTTACTCTCAAGAGAGAAAGATCTTTTTTGGAGTTTAAACCACCAGCCTATGGCTATGGATGGCTATTCCCATGTTCAGGAAGTGCTAATATAGGTGCTGGCGGTGTTGGATTGAATAAGAAGGTGATTCAGAATATCATCAAAAAAATTGAGACAAAATGTGCTAATGAGGATTGTAACGTGACAAATTCTGACACCTTTCTTGCCGGGTCAATTCCACTTTCAGTGAGAAAGAAAATCCATACCAAGAGAGCGATTGCCGTCGGCGATGCAGCAGGTCTCACGAATCCAATAACAGGTGAAGGAATGACCTATTCTTTCATTTCCGCTTTAAGAGGGGGCGAGGCCGTTTGGAACTTCATTACACATGAAGAAGATTGGAGACACCTACGAGATTATGCAAAGGCGATCGAAAATGATATCTTAAGAGATATCAAGGCGGCCTCAATAATCGAGCCACTATTGCGCCGAGTGCTAGGGACGTTGGCTCTAGATTCATTTCTTGATAACTTCTGTAATATTGAAATACTCTCTGCGGATTGCGCAAAGATTGCGAGAGGAGCGGGGACATGGAAAGAATTATTATTGCATATCATTCCTATGATTCCTTCGCTCTATTTTTCATCAATTCAAAGGGGACTTAAGTCTCAATTTTACATCAAATGCCAACGAACAAATTGA
- a CDS encoding UbiA family prenyltransferase, whose amino-acid sequence MESEDNSFEKTLSQKIDSFINYLERRRISIIALFAYIVFLAVVRDLSEYLLLDPEFVTTPHPWIYSIAHHVAFYVVVFLGLTLLLTAFSGRGLEKSVNFLASFYWIILLPPFLDYFVFGVRENYAYFSPTDFANALFHFSGDRLHYGQLIEVAVILFVLFSYPIWTQRSKFFDIRGRLVTILRVAFLLFFAFLSMFFLSTPGLYLPVGTVGGIPQFPAFDLVKYRQTHLFLFSWYLIVGLILSLGIVYIAKKTIFTRLFMSLRPFQTLFFGIIVAAGVVSGWRSSGSIVYVTHIFETPYWVNLSFVGISIISAVLAWLVCVIWNDLSDRFTDVPTRMGRALASGLIDEKTALETSVVLAAISLFCALLLSFVQLFLLSIVFLISIAYSSNLIRLKQHMLRSALIGIGAFLAFIYGFVTPFSVVEEYTTGGIYAPHLTGAILIPNLTSDGVIIGFFMFLGILIGSMITDIEGYKEDIRGGVKTVYTVLGFETGVRVVAFLIFFASLTPLAIFRNIIDLVVFPFLGIVAAVSFNRLRRSDMVMFIAFIGLIYAALRYLNLFVGI is encoded by the coding sequence GTGGAAAGTGAAGACAACTCTTTTGAAAAAACCCTAAGCCAAAAGATTGATTCATTTATTAATTATCTCGAACGAAGGCGCATATCTATTATTGCATTATTTGCTTACATAGTCTTTCTTGCTGTCGTCAGAGATTTATCTGAATATCTTCTACTTGACCCAGAATTCGTCACCACGCCACATCCATGGATTTACAGCATCGCACATCATGTTGCTTTTTACGTTGTTGTGTTTTTAGGATTAACGCTCCTTTTGACGGCATTTTCTGGTCGCGGGCTTGAAAAGTCCGTGAATTTTCTTGCAAGCTTTTATTGGATTATTCTTCTTCCGCCATTTTTGGATTATTTCGTTTTCGGCGTTCGTGAGAATTACGCGTATTTTTCGCCAACGGATTTTGCCAATGCACTATTCCATTTTAGCGGAGATAGGTTACACTATGGGCAATTAATAGAAGTTGCAGTAATCTTGTTCGTACTTTTTTCATACCCGATCTGGACGCAAAGAAGTAAGTTCTTTGATATCAGGGGGCGCCTCGTTACAATCTTACGGGTCGCATTTCTACTCTTCTTTGCGTTTCTATCGATGTTCTTTCTTTCGACGCCAGGACTGTATCTTCCAGTTGGTACAGTTGGTGGGATCCCTCAATTTCCCGCTTTTGACCTTGTTAAGTACAGACAGACCCACCTTTTCTTATTTTCTTGGTATCTGATTGTTGGTTTGATTCTCTCTTTAGGAATCGTTTATATCGCGAAGAAAACGATTTTTACAAGACTCTTCATGAGCCTGCGGCCTTTTCAGACTTTGTTTTTTGGGATCATCGTTGCTGCGGGAGTTGTCAGCGGATGGAGATCTTCTGGCTCAATCGTATACGTCACTCATATTTTCGAAACCCCGTACTGGGTCAATCTTTCATTTGTTGGCATATCGATAATTTCAGCGGTACTCGCGTGGTTAGTTTGTGTCATTTGGAATGATCTAAGTGATCGTTTCACAGACGTCCCAACACGCATGGGTAGGGCTCTTGCGTCTGGATTGATTGATGAAAAGACCGCTCTAGAAACATCGGTCGTTCTAGCGGCTATTTCACTATTCTGTGCACTTTTATTATCATTTGTTCAATTGTTTCTCCTATCAATAGTTTTTCTCATCTCAATTGCCTACTCATCTAATTTGATCCGATTGAAACAACATATGTTGAGGTCAGCATTGATAGGGATCGGGGCTTTTCTAGCCTTCATTTATGGGTTCGTCACACCATTCAGTGTTGTTGAAGAATACACGACCGGAGGAATATACGCCCCGCATCTCACTGGAGCTATTCTGATCCCTAATTTGACATCGGATGGAGTGATTATTGGTTTCTTTATGTTCTTAGGCATTCTTATCGGCTCGATGATAACTGACATAGAGGGTTATAAAGAGGATATACGGGGCGGTGTGAAAACGGTCTACACGGTCTTGGGGTTTGAAACAGGAGTTCGCGTTGTGGCTTTCTTGATATTTTTTGCATCATTAACTCCTCTTGCAATATTCAGGAACATAATCGATTTGGTGGTCTTCCCATTCTTAGGAATCGTCGCCGCTGTCTCATTCAATCGCTTGAGAAGATCGGACATGGTAATGTTCATCGCGTTCATTGGGTTAATCTATGCTGCACTAAGGTATCTCAATTTGTTCGTTGGCATTTGA
- a CDS encoding LysE family transporter: MLIEVLGLLSLGFLVGLSGAIIPGPLLAFTVLDTSKKQKITAHIIIFGHVVWELGIILLILVGFGYLLINNKWIVFLIGGVVLAIMGTIMMLGKGGEIRMKSSRVDSSFVGGIFYTAFNPSQPAWWATAGLALLITGLEVLGIAGVILVTFGHWLSDFAYYLLVSFIIHRHEEFINPRQRQLTLILGAFLLILGIYFLIVSFNGLG; encoded by the coding sequence GTGTTGATTGAGGTTCTCGGTCTCCTCTCGCTCGGTTTTCTTGTCGGGCTCAGCGGGGCCATAATCCCAGGTCCACTTCTTGCATTTACTGTACTTGACACGAGTAAGAAACAGAAAATAACGGCGCATATAATCATCTTCGGCCATGTTGTCTGGGAATTAGGAATCATCCTTCTCATTCTCGTTGGTTTCGGCTACCTTCTGATCAACAACAAGTGGATTGTTTTTCTTATTGGTGGAGTTGTTCTTGCGATCATGGGAACAATAATGATGCTTGGAAAGGGAGGAGAAATCAGGATGAAGAGCTCCCGGGTCGACTCTTCTTTTGTCGGCGGGATTTTCTACACAGCATTCAACCCATCACAACCAGCCTGGTGGGCAACCGCTGGCCTTGCCTTATTGATAACAGGATTGGAGGTATTGGGTATTGCTGGCGTCATTCTCGTCACATTCGGACACTGGCTATCAGATTTTGCTTATTACTTACTCGTCTCTTTCATCATTCATCGGCATGAAGAATTCATCAATCCCCGTCAGAGACAGCTGACATTGATCCTCGGTGCCTTTCTCCTAATTCTGGGCATCTATTTTCTAATCGTGAGTTTTAATGGTTTGGGTTGA